One segment of Deinococcus sp. Leaf326 DNA contains the following:
- a CDS encoding ATP-binding protein, whose translation MTLTPQELQTYLLALVRGHLNIATMIWGPPGVGKSSVVAQIARAQGLDFVDVRLSQLAPTDLRGLPVPEADGQGGGVSRWYPPEFLPRGGSGILFLDEVNMAPPTMQGMAQQLILDRKVGSYELPDGWFVWAAGNRKEDRASVFDMPAPLANRFLHLTVRPDFDSWRSYALGRGLHEHVIAFLTFRPELLHRLDPQQPAWPSPRAWEMAAQLHRAGLDVSPAIGEAAGAEFTAFVRLFEQLPDLGLVLTGGGTGLKLPAEPSVRYAAVVGLAARAQNAEGAYHAFTWLADAAGPEWLQLYVATLVSKFQAIGQLGDLAALLGRDERLGALVQETLALAEG comes from the coding sequence ATGACCCTGACCCCCCAAGAACTGCAGACCTACCTGTTGGCGCTCGTGCGCGGACACCTGAACATCGCCACCATGATCTGGGGGCCGCCCGGCGTGGGCAAGAGCAGCGTGGTCGCGCAGATCGCCCGCGCGCAGGGCCTCGACTTCGTGGACGTGCGGCTCTCGCAGCTCGCGCCCACCGACCTGCGCGGCCTGCCGGTGCCCGAGGCCGACGGCCAGGGCGGCGGCGTGAGCCGCTGGTACCCGCCTGAGTTCCTGCCGCGCGGCGGCTCGGGCATCCTCTTTCTGGACGAGGTGAACATGGCCCCGCCCACCATGCAGGGCATGGCCCAGCAGCTCATCCTCGACCGCAAGGTGGGCAGCTACGAGTTGCCGGACGGCTGGTTCGTCTGGGCGGCCGGCAACCGCAAGGAGGACCGCGCCAGCGTGTTCGACATGCCGGCGCCGCTCGCCAACCGCTTCCTGCACCTCACGGTGCGGCCCGACTTCGACTCATGGCGCTCGTACGCGCTGGGGCGGGGGCTGCACGAGCACGTCATCGCCTTCCTGACCTTCCGGCCTGAGTTGCTGCACCGCCTGGACCCCCAGCAGCCCGCGTGGCCCAGTCCGCGCGCCTGGGAGATGGCCGCGCAGCTGCACCGCGCCGGGCTGGACGTGTCGCCCGCCATCGGGGAGGCGGCGGGGGCCGAGTTCACGGCCTTCGTGCGGCTCTTCGAGCAGCTGCCCGACCTGGGCCTGGTCCTGACCGGCGGCGGCACGGGCCTGAAGCTGCCGGCCGAGCCGAGCGTGCGCTACGCGGCTGTGGTGGGTCTCGCCGCCCGCGCCCAGAACGCCGAGGGGGCCTACCACGCCTTCACCTGGCTGGCCGACGCCGCCGGGCCCGAGTGGCTGCAGCTGTACGTCGCCACGCTCGTCAGCAAGTTCCAGGCCATCGGGCAGCTCGGGGACCTCGCCGCGCTACTGGGCCGCGACGAGCGCCTGGGCGCCCTGGTGCAGGAGACCCTGGCGCTGGCGGAAGGATGA
- a CDS encoding VWA-like domain-containing protein: MTTPEFGRLISGARVRLRGRSAFFATLLLHAEFVPSREVASASTDGERVYVNPEVAASLPSDVLDSLLLHEVLHAALSHVPRRGPREKKRWNRAADLIVNGMVAAAGLPTPPGFTRDEHLERLSAEEVYTSLEGQAEPDDGEGDDLLDGPPGDAPPKEGQPGRSAAREWAQALAQARSVEAISGEHGHDPLGAHRELARLAPARLDWRAQLWRFLARTPVDFGGFDRRFIGRGLYLEALDDESLRALIAVDTSGSVDDAAVRALVSEVQGVLGAYPHVRATLYYADTEAYGPYDLRPGDDVPAPQGGGGTDFRPIFALLDDQEPDVLIYLTDGYGDFPAHAPRVPTLWVVPPGGLDDEGFPFGDVLRLEEGPG, encoded by the coding sequence GTGACCACCCCCGAGTTCGGGCGCCTCATCTCGGGGGCGCGCGTGCGGCTGCGGGGGCGCTCGGCCTTCTTCGCCACCCTGCTGCTGCACGCCGAATTCGTGCCGTCGCGCGAGGTCGCCAGTGCCAGCACCGACGGCGAACGGGTCTACGTCAACCCGGAAGTGGCCGCCAGCTTGCCGTCCGACGTGCTCGACAGCTTGCTCCTGCACGAGGTGCTGCACGCCGCGCTCTCGCACGTGCCCCGGCGCGGGCCGCGCGAGAAGAAACGCTGGAACCGCGCCGCCGACCTCATCGTGAACGGCATGGTGGCGGCGGCCGGGCTGCCCACACCGCCCGGCTTCACCCGCGACGAGCATCTGGAGCGCCTGAGCGCCGAGGAGGTCTATACCTCCCTTGAAGGCCAGGCCGAGCCGGACGACGGCGAGGGCGACGACCTGCTCGACGGCCCCCCCGGCGACGCGCCGCCCAAGGAGGGGCAACCGGGCCGGAGTGCGGCGCGCGAGTGGGCGCAGGCACTGGCCCAGGCCCGCAGCGTCGAGGCCATAAGCGGCGAGCACGGCCACGACCCGCTCGGCGCACACCGTGAGCTCGCGCGGCTGGCCCCAGCCCGGCTGGACTGGCGCGCGCAGCTCTGGCGCTTCCTGGCGCGCACGCCGGTGGATTTTGGGGGCTTCGACCGGCGCTTCATCGGGCGGGGCCTGTACCTGGAAGCGCTCGACGACGAGTCGCTGCGGGCGCTCATTGCCGTCGACACCTCCGGCAGCGTGGACGACGCGGCGGTGCGCGCCCTGGTGAGTGAGGTGCAGGGGGTGCTGGGCGCGTATCCGCACGTGCGCGCGACGCTGTACTACGCCGACACTGAGGCTTACGGTCCCTACGACCTGCGCCCCGGTGATGACGTGCCCGCGCCGCAGGGGGGCGGCGGGACCGACTTCCGGCCCATCTTCGCGCTGCTGGACGACCAGGAGCCCGACGTGTTGATCTATCTCACCGACGGCTACGGCGACTTTCCGGCGCACGCCCCGCGCGTGCCGACGCTGTGGGTGGTACCGCCGGGCGGCCTGGACGACGAGGGTTTTCCCTTCGGCGACGTGCTGCGGCTGGAGGAAGGGCCGGGCTGA
- the hisG gene encoding ATP phosphoribosyltransferase produces MTPAPVRAPGHLTLALPKGRIMQEATALLSRAGLPLSVPEGSRALRHEFPGVTVLELRNQDVPVYVDLGVADAGIVGKDVLLESGRSVYEPVDLGFAACRLSLIREVGATGPVRRVGTKYPRVAREYLDARGIPAETVKLSGNIELAALTGLADAVVDLVQTGSTLRANNLEEVDVLFHSSARFIVNRAALKLRRERLRPLIERLRELAEPGNI; encoded by the coding sequence GTGACTCCGGCTCCTGTGCGCGCCCCCGGCCACCTGACCCTCGCGCTGCCCAAGGGCCGCATCATGCAGGAGGCCACGGCGCTGCTGTCGCGCGCCGGGCTTCCCCTAAGCGTGCCGGAGGGCTCGCGCGCCCTGCGCCACGAGTTTCCCGGCGTGACCGTGCTGGAACTGCGCAACCAGGACGTGCCGGTGTATGTGGACCTCGGCGTGGCCGACGCGGGCATCGTGGGCAAGGACGTGCTGCTCGAATCGGGCCGGTCGGTATACGAACCCGTGGACCTGGGCTTTGCGGCGTGCCGGCTCTCGCTCATCCGGGAGGTGGGAGCCACCGGGCCGGTGCGGCGCGTGGGCACCAAATACCCACGGGTGGCCCGTGAGTACCTAGACGCGCGCGGCATTCCGGCCGAGACAGTCAAGCTCAGCGGCAACATCGAGCTCGCGGCCCTGACCGGACTGGCCGACGCCGTCGTGGACCTCGTGCAGACCGGCAGCACCCTGCGCGCCAACAACCTCGAGGAGGTGGACGTGCTGTTCCACTCCAGCGCCCGCTTCATCGTGAACCGGGCCGCCCTCAAGCTGCGCCGCGAACGCCTGCGGCCCCTGATCGAGCGCCTGCGTGAACTGGCCGAGCCCGGGAACATCTAA
- a CDS encoding ATP phosphoribosyltransferase regulatory subunit produces MPGVSSPAPAPSPLPASVPGRFAPVPEGTRDVLPAEWARREHLRAQLSALLLGWGYQGVELPALEYAAHGHPLGDRAFKLIDSGGQVLALRSEFTTALGRLARAHYPQGPFPLRLQYGGRLWLRAQTSELGRLREFTQVGAELIGVATAQADAELLALAQAALEAVGVSALLEVGFPGFVDAVLEDAGVHGEAREALHGAIDRKSGADLDLLARQRGLGSDVTRTLHALTDLYGGPEVLETAAGMAQGTRARAAVAHLREVAAHFGGPLLYDLGVSRRYDYYTGLTFRAYVDGINQPLLGGGRYALEGGLPGAGFAVGLERLVRALPPGVPPEPETVLALDLAAAGAARRGGLRAELAWTGDEAELRAYCAARGIRWALRGAEMGVAWEVTA; encoded by the coding sequence ATGCCCGGCGTGAGTTCGCCCGCCCCCGCTCCTTCCCCGCTTCCCGCCTCCGTCCCCGGCCGCTTCGCCCCGGTGCCCGAGGGCACGCGCGATGTGCTGCCGGCCGAGTGGGCCCGGCGCGAGCATCTGCGCGCGCAGCTCTCGGCCCTGCTGCTGGGCTGGGGCTACCAGGGCGTCGAACTGCCGGCGCTGGAATACGCCGCGCACGGGCACCCGCTGGGCGACCGGGCTTTCAAGCTCATCGACTCGGGCGGACAGGTACTGGCCCTGCGCAGCGAATTCACGACCGCGCTGGGTCGGCTGGCCCGCGCGCACTACCCGCAGGGGCCGTTTCCGCTGCGGCTGCAATATGGTGGGCGGCTGTGGCTGCGCGCCCAGACAAGCGAACTGGGCCGCCTGCGCGAGTTCACCCAGGTCGGCGCGGAGCTGATCGGCGTGGCGACCGCGCAGGCCGACGCCGAGCTTCTCGCACTGGCCCAGGCCGCGCTGGAGGCCGTGGGCGTGTCTGCCCTGCTGGAGGTCGGCTTTCCCGGCTTCGTGGACGCGGTTCTGGAGGACGCGGGGGTTCACGGCGAGGCGCGCGAGGCCCTGCACGGCGCCATCGACCGCAAGAGCGGCGCCGACCTGGACCTGCTGGCCCGGCAGCGCGGCCTGGGCAGCGACGTGACCCGCACGCTGCATGCCCTGACCGACCTGTACGGCGGCCCCGAGGTCCTGGAGACCGCCGCCGGCATGGCCCAGGGCACGCGGGCGCGCGCGGCGGTCGCGCACCTGCGCGAGGTCGCGGCGCATTTCGGCGGGCCGCTGCTCTACGACCTGGGGGTCAGCCGCCGCTACGACTACTACACCGGCCTGACCTTCCGGGCCTACGTGGACGGCATCAACCAGCCGCTGCTGGGCGGCGGGCGCTACGCGCTGGAGGGCGGACTGCCCGGCGCGGGCTTCGCAGTGGGCCTGGAGCGGCTGGTGCGCGCCCTGCCGCCGGGCGTGCCCCCCGAACCCGAGACGGTGCTGGCGCTGGACCTCGCGGCGGCGGGCGCGGCGCGGCGCGGTGGCCTGCGGGCCGAACTCGCCTGGACCGGCGACGAGGCCGAACTACGCGCCTACTGCGCGGCGCGCGGCATCCGGTGGGCGCTGCGCGGCGCGGAGATGGGCGTCGCCTGGGAGGTGACGGCGTGA
- a CDS encoding VOC family protein encodes MQTRLEFMSVQVRNLDVSREFYTRALGFELVEHSPPGAAVFRDTRGATFALRTLLPQTDPAQALGVGVSLWFAVEDIGAAHTRVLAGGGEALTPPQPGPFGQMFTVRDPDGYHITLYQP; translated from the coding sequence ATGCAGACTCGGTTGGAATTCATGTCGGTGCAGGTTCGAAATCTGGACGTTTCGCGCGAGTTCTACACCCGCGCCCTGGGCTTCGAGCTGGTGGAGCACTCGCCGCCCGGCGCGGCCGTGTTCCGTGACACGCGCGGCGCGACCTTCGCCCTGCGCACCCTGCTGCCCCAGACGGACCCCGCGCAGGCCTTGGGGGTCGGGGTCAGCCTGTGGTTCGCCGTCGAGGACATCGGCGCTGCGCACACGCGGGTGCTGGCGGGAGGCGGCGAGGCCCTGACGCCGCCGCAGCCGGGACCCTTCGGGCAGATGTTCACGGTGCGGGACCCGGACGGCTACCACATCACGCTGTATCAGCCCTGA
- a CDS encoding YafY family protein — protein sequence MNRTDRLLTIVLELQGRDRVRAEDLARHLGVSKRTIYRDVLALNEAGVPVVSVPGQGYSLMPGYFLPPLQFSAEEAVMLLLGSDVTAQLFGGGPAEAARQASRKIGAVLDPAMRDEVAFLLDNLRLVRQGGGEEAQATRDKLRQLREAVTRRRVTRFSYHKPGSAAQTRQAEPHGLYLLGDVWLMAAFDQERRALRSFRVDRMEDLELLGDVFSRQPGFRLAREEARRDRPLAVRVLFAADRRREVRERLPFYTTGTQETPEGFVVTLRARTVQEVLPWLLSWGADAQVLSPAPLREHLRDEGRRLAQRYA from the coding sequence ATGAACCGCACGGACCGCCTGCTGACCATCGTGCTGGAGCTTCAGGGCCGCGACCGGGTGCGCGCCGAGGACCTCGCCCGGCACCTGGGGGTCTCCAAACGCACCATCTACCGAGACGTTCTGGCCCTGAACGAGGCGGGGGTGCCCGTGGTCAGTGTGCCGGGCCAGGGCTATTCCCTGATGCCCGGCTATTTTCTGCCCCCCCTGCAGTTCAGCGCGGAGGAGGCGGTCATGCTGCTGCTGGGCAGCGACGTGACGGCGCAGCTGTTCGGGGGCGGCCCGGCCGAGGCGGCGCGGCAGGCCTCGCGCAAGATCGGGGCGGTGCTGGACCCGGCCATGCGCGACGAAGTCGCCTTTTTGCTGGACAACCTCCGTCTGGTGAGGCAGGGCGGCGGCGAGGAGGCGCAGGCGACCCGTGACAAGCTGCGGCAGCTGCGCGAGGCGGTCACGCGGCGGCGCGTCACGCGGTTCAGCTACCACAAGCCGGGAAGCGCCGCGCAGACGCGCCAGGCCGAGCCGCACGGCCTGTACCTGCTGGGCGACGTGTGGCTGATGGCGGCCTTCGACCAGGAGCGGCGGGCGCTCCGCAGCTTCCGGGTGGACCGCATGGAGGACCTGGAGCTGCTGGGAGACGTGTTCAGCCGCCAGCCCGGCTTCCGGCTGGCCCGCGAGGAGGCGCGCAGGGACCGGCCCCTGGCCGTGCGGGTACTGTTCGCCGCAGACCGGCGGCGCGAGGTGCGCGAACGACTGCCCTTCTACACCACCGGCACGCAGGAGACGCCGGAGGGCTTCGTCGTGACCCTGCGCGCCCGGACCGTGCAGGAGGTCCTGCCCTGGCTGCTGTCGTGGGGCGCGGACGCGCAGGTGCTCTCGCCCGCGCCGCTGCGGGAGCACCTGCGGGACGAGGGGCGGCGACTGGCGCAGCGCTATGCCTGA
- a CDS encoding alpha/beta fold hydrolase yields MRNKRLILVAAVLAGALALSACAPAQMARPDGAVTLRPALSGERRTLNLPGFGPVNYYADPRGTGRPLILTHSINAGGSAYEMKPLWDSYAGTRPVYALEWPGFGSSARPDVTYTPELMASALRALVDTLGGDVDVVSLSLGSEFVARAALQDSRVRTLALLSPSGFGQPRNGTQRASEDDGGVKLYNRLNSVGDLLYSTLRTRPSIQYFLSRSFRGPVPQDVIDYAYDTTRQPGAKYAPLYFISGRLFDADAYGAFYSKLNIPTLVLYDQDGFVSFDRLPLFAQKANTRVIRIPGTDGLPQFEKLPEVRAALYAFWAESN; encoded by the coding sequence ATGCGAAATAAACGTCTGATCCTCGTCGCTGCCGTCCTTGCGGGCGCCCTGGCCCTGAGCGCCTGCGCCCCTGCCCAGATGGCGCGGCCGGACGGCGCCGTGACCCTTCGCCCCGCCCTGAGTGGTGAGCGGCGCACCCTGAACCTGCCGGGATTTGGGCCGGTGAACTACTACGCCGACCCGCGCGGCACCGGGCGCCCGCTGATCCTGACCCACTCGATCAATGCCGGGGGCAGCGCCTACGAGATGAAGCCCCTGTGGGACAGCTACGCGGGCACGCGCCCGGTCTACGCCCTGGAGTGGCCGGGGTTCGGCAGTTCCGCGCGCCCCGACGTGACCTATACGCCCGAACTGATGGCCTCGGCGCTGCGGGCCCTCGTGGACACCCTGGGCGGGGACGTGGACGTGGTGTCGCTCAGCCTGGGCAGCGAGTTCGTCGCACGCGCCGCGCTGCAGGACAGCCGGGTCCGGACCCTAGCGCTCCTGAGCCCCAGCGGATTCGGGCAGCCCCGGAACGGCACCCAGCGGGCCTCCGAGGACGACGGGGGCGTGAAGCTCTACAACCGCCTGAACAGCGTCGGAGACCTGCTGTACAGCACCCTGCGCACGCGGCCGAGCATCCAGTATTTCCTGAGCCGCAGCTTCCGGGGACCGGTGCCGCAGGACGTGATCGATTACGCCTACGACACCACCCGCCAGCCGGGGGCCAAGTACGCGCCCCTCTATTTCATCAGCGGGCGCCTGTTCGACGCCGACGCCTACGGCGCGTTCTACAGCAAGCTGAACATTCCCACCCTCGTGTTGTATGACCAGGACGGTTTCGTGTCCTTCGACCGCCTGCCGCTCTTCGCCCAGAAGGCGAACACGCGGGTCATCCGGATTCCGGGCACCGACGGCCTCCCGCAGTTCGAGAAGCTGCCCGAAGTTCGGGCCGCCCTGTACGCCTTCTGGGCCGAGTCGAACTGA
- a CDS encoding PadR family transcriptional regulator, which yields MPTEALTSPPPDDERTLLLLGLLTAQDRHGYEINDFIERTLHHVISLKKATAYQLLERLESHGLIGSRVEQHGQRPNRRVYQITGAGRARFGEMLRDQLAREEALILTGNVPVMFAENLTPGETLEALRRRLEGVEARLRLYDTYNLPCTVGVGLAMERIRVLTQADRDWLARTIARLERSAAQVPAGEAAGG from the coding sequence ATGCCCACAGAAGCCTTGACCTCCCCACCCCCGGACGACGAGCGCACCCTGCTGCTGCTGGGACTGCTGACCGCGCAGGACCGCCACGGCTACGAGATCAACGACTTCATCGAGCGGACGCTGCACCACGTCATCTCGCTCAAGAAGGCGACGGCCTACCAGCTCCTGGAGCGGCTGGAGAGTCACGGCCTGATCGGAAGCCGCGTCGAGCAGCACGGCCAGCGCCCGAACCGCCGGGTCTACCAGATCACGGGCGCCGGACGGGCGCGTTTCGGGGAGATGCTGCGCGATCAGCTCGCGCGGGAAGAGGCCCTGATCCTGACCGGAAACGTGCCGGTCATGTTCGCGGAGAACCTGACCCCCGGCGAGACGTTGGAGGCGCTGCGCCGCCGCCTGGAGGGAGTCGAGGCCCGGCTGCGCCTCTACGACACCTACAACCTGCCCTGTACGGTAGGGGTGGGGCTGGCGATGGAGCGCATCCGCGTCCTCACCCAGGCCGACCGCGACTGGCTGGCCCGAACCATCGCGCGGCTGGAGCGTTCGGCCGCTCAGGTGCCCGCAGGCGAAGCTGCCGGAGGCTGA
- a CDS encoding DedA family protein: MEQFTHAILSASYLGIFLVVFAETGLLLGAALPGDSLLILAGIAAASGQLSLGGVIGVVIAGAILGSLVGYLLGRRFGPAIFSRQNSRLFKPEYRERAEEFFARQGPASVMLARFMPFVRAVVPTVAGVSNMPFGLYAVYSVLGAVLWGAGLPALAYFFGQRIPGLDHYVLLIVAAVLVLSVLPLLVKAVQARR, encoded by the coding sequence ATGGAGCAGTTCACCCATGCCATTCTCAGCGCCTCCTACCTGGGCATCTTTCTGGTCGTCTTCGCCGAGACGGGGTTGTTGCTGGGCGCGGCCCTGCCCGGTGACAGCCTGCTCATCCTCGCGGGGATTGCGGCGGCCTCGGGTCAACTCAGCCTGGGGGGCGTGATCGGCGTGGTCATTGCTGGGGCGATTCTGGGCAGCCTCGTGGGCTACCTGCTGGGGCGGCGGTTCGGCCCCGCGATCTTCAGCCGGCAGAATTCGCGTCTCTTCAAGCCCGAGTACCGGGAACGCGCCGAAGAATTCTTTGCGCGACAGGGGCCGGCCTCGGTGATGCTGGCGCGCTTCATGCCCTTCGTGCGCGCGGTGGTGCCCACGGTGGCGGGCGTGAGCAACATGCCGTTCGGGCTCTACGCGGTCTACAGCGTGCTGGGCGCGGTGCTGTGGGGCGCGGGGCTGCCCGCCCTGGCGTACTTTTTCGGTCAGCGCATTCCGGGCCTGGACCACTACGTCCTGCTGATCGTGGCGGCCGTGCTCGTCCTGAGCGTGCTGCCGCTGCTCGTCAAGGCGGTGCAGGCGCGGCGCTGA
- a CDS encoding MalY/PatB family protein encodes MTPPDAASPKPVNPDAVNYDDLDPAALRHPDSLKWTAFPEGTLPMWVADMDYPVAPPILRALHERLHAGLGYPQLMGDTRLVRGLQERLAANGLTDLPAEGFKFLPGVVPGLYAAVNALSAPGEAVITMTPVYHPFHLAITDLGRVVAAAPLQAGTERDEIDWNAMELAATQGARLMMLCHPHNPSGRVWDAAELRLLREFALRHDLFVVSDELHADLRFTDAPFESFAADPAVRDRTVTVTGPCKAFNTAGLGIGVLVGHSPELVTRVMAPTTGLMGHPSALSITMWRAALEEGGPWLRDTVAYLRGNRDFLVEFVREQLPWAHVFSPEATYLAWIDLRAHPRAGEIQKVLLEEAGLAVHNGPVFAPEALKPQYQGFVRVNFATSRALLAGGLERLAAALAPRAAPEEAPE; translated from the coding sequence ATGACGCCTCCCGACGCGGCCAGCCCCAAACCGGTCAACCCCGACGCGGTCAACTACGACGATCTCGACCCGGCGGCCCTGCGCCATCCCGACAGCCTGAAGTGGACCGCCTTCCCCGAAGGCACCCTGCCGATGTGGGTCGCCGACATGGACTATCCGGTCGCGCCGCCCATCCTACGCGCGCTGCACGAGCGGCTCCATGCGGGCCTGGGCTACCCGCAGCTCATGGGCGACACCCGGCTCGTCCGGGGGCTTCAGGAACGCCTCGCCGCGAACGGGCTGACGGACCTGCCCGCCGAGGGCTTCAAGTTCCTGCCGGGCGTGGTGCCGGGCCTGTACGCCGCCGTGAACGCCCTGAGCGCGCCGGGCGAGGCCGTCATCACCATGACGCCCGTCTACCATCCCTTTCACCTGGCGATCACGGACCTGGGGCGCGTGGTGGCCGCCGCGCCGCTTCAGGCGGGGACGGAGCGTGACGAGATCGACTGGAACGCGATGGAGCTGGCGGCCACCCAGGGCGCGCGGCTGATGATGCTGTGCCATCCCCACAACCCCAGCGGCCGGGTGTGGGACGCCGCGGAGCTGCGGCTGCTGCGCGAGTTCGCGCTGCGCCACGACCTGTTCGTGGTGTCCGACGAGCTGCACGCCGACCTGCGCTTCACGGACGCGCCCTTCGAATCCTTCGCGGCCGACCCGGCGGTCCGGGACCGCACGGTGACCGTCACCGGGCCGTGCAAGGCCTTCAACACGGCGGGTCTGGGCATCGGCGTGCTCGTGGGGCACTCGCCCGAGCTCGTGACGCGCGTCATGGCCCCCACGACGGGCCTGATGGGTCATCCCTCGGCCCTGAGCATCACCATGTGGCGCGCGGCGCTGGAGGAAGGCGGGCCCTGGCTCAGGGACACGGTCGCGTACCTGCGCGGCAACCGCGACTTCCTGGTGGAGTTCGTGCGTGAGCAGCTGCCCTGGGCGCATGTGTTCTCGCCCGAAGCGACCTACCTCGCCTGGATCGACCTGCGGGCGCATCCGCGCGCGGGCGAGATCCAGAAGGTCCTGCTGGAAGAGGCGGGGCTCGCCGTCCACAACGGCCCGGTCTTCGCGCCGGAGGCCCTCAAACCGCAGTATCAGGGGTTCGTGCGCGTGAACTTCGCCACCAGCCGCGCGCTGCTCGCAGGGGGACTGGAGCGCCTCGCCGCCGCGCTGGCCCCCAGGGCCGCTCCGGAAGAAGCGCCGGAATAG
- a CDS encoding 5'-methylthioadenosine/adenosylhomocysteine nucleosidase, whose product MLAIIGAMDEEIELLLEELRDREDLTFPGATLHRGVLDGVPVLLTRGGIGKVNAAMTTAWLLSQGASRVIFTGVAGGVHPELRVGDIVVSTDLVQHDVDVTALGYERGTVPGEPAAWVADQGLRALASAAAAEVEGVRVTEGRVASGDQFIASVGEVGRLWKEFGAACAEMEGAAVAQVCAKAGVPFVVIRSVSDTADHDAKVDYRTFMPLVARHAKQVVRGMLARLAAQA is encoded by the coding sequence ATGTTGGCGATTATCGGCGCGATGGACGAAGAGATCGAGTTGTTGCTCGAAGAGCTGCGGGACCGCGAGGACCTGACCTTTCCCGGCGCGACGCTGCACCGGGGCGTGCTGGACGGCGTGCCGGTCCTGCTCACGCGCGGCGGTATCGGCAAGGTGAACGCTGCCATGACGACCGCGTGGCTGCTCTCGCAGGGGGCCAGCCGGGTCATCTTTACCGGTGTGGCGGGCGGCGTGCACCCGGAACTGCGGGTCGGGGACATCGTGGTGAGCACCGACCTCGTGCAGCACGACGTGGACGTGACGGCCCTGGGCTACGAGCGGGGCACCGTGCCCGGCGAACCGGCCGCCTGGGTGGCCGACCAAGGGCTGCGCGCCCTGGCGAGCGCCGCCGCCGCCGAGGTGGAGGGTGTGCGCGTCACCGAGGGCCGCGTCGCCAGCGGCGACCAGTTCATCGCCTCCGTGGGCGAGGTGGGACGGCTGTGGAAGGAGTTCGGGGCCGCCTGCGCCGAGATGGAGGGCGCGGCGGTCGCGCAGGTGTGCGCCAAGGCGGGGGTGCCCTTCGTGGTCATCCGTAGCGTGAGCGACACCGCTGATCACGACGCCAAGGTGGACTACCGCACCTTCATGCCGCTCGTGGCCCGCCACGCCAAACAGGTCGTGCGTGGGATGCTCGCCCGCCTCGCCGCGCAGGCCTAG
- a CDS encoding CidA/LrgA family protein: MTGSWSTQALPPALRFVLGLGLLLAFAALGQALATGLGLPLPGSVLGMALLWGALGAGAVRLHWVAPAADGLLGVLGLLFVPATAGVVDYLSAGAQWGLWLLVMASGLLLGAGVAGLVAARLVRPEPSSQDGAP; the protein is encoded by the coding sequence ATGACCGGTTCCTGGTCCACCCAGGCCCTGCCGCCGGCGCTGCGGTTTGTCCTGGGGCTGGGTCTGCTACTCGCCTTCGCCGCGCTCGGGCAGGCGCTGGCGACCGGGCTGGGGCTGCCGCTGCCAGGGTCGGTGCTGGGCATGGCGCTGCTGTGGGGAGCGCTGGGGGCCGGGGCCGTGCGCCTGCACTGGGTCGCCCCCGCCGCCGACGGCCTGCTGGGAGTGCTGGGCCTGCTGTTCGTGCCCGCGACCGCCGGGGTGGTGGACTACCTCTCGGCCGGCGCGCAGTGGGGGCTGTGGCTGCTGGTGATGGCCTCGGGGCTGCTGTTGGGCGCGGGCGTGGCGGGGCTGGTCGCCGCGCGACTGGTGCGCCCAGAGCCGTCCTCCCAGGACGGGGCGCCGTGA
- a CDS encoding LrgB family protein, with translation MTWLALTLLAFVAGVAVQRHTGAVLANPTLLATVAVGAALLVSRTPYATYAGEVRPLSALLTPAVVALAVPLYRQRALLARQWRPLVLGGLAGTLTAVAADALLPRLLRLSPEAQTALVTVPATSPVAVQLAALTHAPPALAATLAVLSGLVGALILPPVLDRLGVRHPLARGVALGSVAHGIGTARAREESEDAGAASSIGMGLAALAVTLVVAVLSG, from the coding sequence GTGACCTGGCTGGCGCTGACGCTGCTGGCCTTTGTGGCCGGGGTGGCGGTGCAGCGGCACACGGGCGCGGTCCTCGCCAACCCGACCCTCCTCGCCACGGTGGCTGTGGGCGCGGCGCTGCTGGTCTCGCGCACGCCGTACGCCACCTACGCCGGCGAGGTCCGCCCCCTCTCGGCGTTGCTGACCCCGGCGGTCGTGGCATTGGCGGTGCCGCTGTACCGTCAGCGCGCCCTGCTCGCGCGGCAGTGGCGCCCACTCGTGCTCGGCGGCTTGGCCGGCACCCTGACCGCTGTGGCGGCCGACGCGCTGCTGCCCCGACTCCTGCGGCTGTCGCCCGAGGCCCAGACGGCCCTGGTGACCGTGCCCGCCACCAGCCCGGTCGCGGTGCAGCTCGCGGCCCTCACGCACGCGCCGCCCGCCCTGGCCGCTACGCTGGCAGTGCTCTCAGGGCTGGTCGGCGCGCTGATTCTGCCCCCCGTGCTCGACCGGCTGGGGGTGCGTCACCCGCTGGCGCGCGGCGTGGCGCTGGGCAGCGTGGCTCACGGCATCGGCACGGCCCGTGCCCGCGAGGAAAGCGAAGACGCAGGCGCGGCGAGCAGCATCGGCATGGGACTGGCCGCCTTGGCGGTGACGCTGGTGGTAGCGGTGCTGAGCGGGTAG